One part of the Malus sylvestris chromosome 2, drMalSylv7.2, whole genome shotgun sequence genome encodes these proteins:
- the LOC126591208 gene encoding serine/threonine-protein phosphatase PP2A-2 catalytic subunit-like isoform X2 — MASAVDPISWQYPLRSLYCLIIRTVSFCSSSRNKVADPQAIKVCHLIIYCIYNLVHAKVIESTMAPVIFQKATKTLPTLSYTVHLCSPLSVTVRVLCEKAKEILMEENNVQPVKSHVTICGDIHGQFHDLAELFHIGGKCPETNYLFMGDYVDRGYYSVEIVTGFDQWQAQKALLSASGGYEKIPV, encoded by the exons ATGGCGAGTGCAGTGGACCCAATTTCATGGCAG TACCCACTCAGAAGTTTGTACTGCCTCATCATTAGAACTGTTTCCTTTTGCTCTTCTTCACGAAACAAGGTTGCAGATCCACAGGCCATCAAGGTATGtcatttaattatatattgtatat aTAATTTGGTTCATGCTAAAGTTATTGAAAGTACGATGGCACCAGTGATCTTTCAAAAAG CTACGAAAACTTTGCCTACACTGTCCTACACTGTCCATCTCTGTTCTCCGCTATCCGTCACT GTAAGGGTGCTCTGCGAGAAGGCCAAGGAAATATTAATGGAAGAAAACAATGTCCAG CCTGTAAAAAGCCATGTAACTATCTGTGGTGATATTCATGGACAATTCCATGATCTGGCGGAGCTTTTCCACATTGGAGGAAAG TGCCCAGAAACAAACTATTTGTTTATGGGAGATTATGTGGACCGTGGCTATTATTCAGTTGAAATAGTGACT ggttttgatcAATGGCAAGCCCAAAAGGCCTTACTATCTGCCTCTGGAG
- the LOC126591178 gene encoding cytochrome P450 711A1-like: protein MELQLLFTNGFLVSPSTLFTALAMFAGVLSYLYGPYWRVRRVPGPPVIPLLGHLPLLAKYGPDVFSVLAKQYGPLFRFHMGRQPLIIVADAELCREVGIKNFKDINNRSIPSPIAASPLHQKGLFFTRDARWSTMRNTILSLYQPSHLASLVPTMQSFIESATQKLDSSKEAEDITFSNLSLRLATDVIGQAAFGVNFGLSKLESINESIDKIDSKDNNDDDQVSDFINQHIYSTTQLKMDLSGSFSIILGLLAPILQEPFRQVLKRIPGTMDWKVERTNRKLSGRLDEIVVKRMKDSERGSKDFLSLIMNARESETVAKNVFTQDYISAVTYEHLLAGSATTSFTLSSTVYLVAGHPEVERKLLAEIDGFGPPDQMPTAYDLQHKFPYIDQVIKEAMRFYLVSPLVARETSREVEIGGYLLPKGTWVWLALGVLAKDPNNFPEPDTFRPERFDPDCNEEKQRHPYAFIPFGIGPRACIGQKFSLQELKLSLIHLYRKYVFRHSPNMEKPLALEYGIVLNFKNGVKVRVVKR from the exons ATGGAACTGCAGTTATTGTTCACCAATGGTTTTCTGGTATCACCATCGACCCTTTTCACGGCGTTGGCAATGTTTGCAGGAGTTTTGAGTTACTTGTATGGGCCCTACTGGAGGGTGAGAAGGGTACCTGGCCCTCCAGTTATCCCCTTGCTAGGACACCTTCCCTTGCTGGCAAAGTATGGTCCTGATGTATTCTCAGTTCTTGCCAAACAATATGGCCCTCTTTTCAG GTTTCATATGGGTAGACAGCCACTAATAATTGTAGCAGATGCAGAGCTTTGTAGAGAAGTaggaataaaaaatttcaaagataTCAACAACAGAAGCATTCCGTCTCCCATCGCAGCTTCCCCACTCCATCAGAAGGGTCTCTTCTTCACCAG GGATGCAAGATGGTCGACGATGCGAAACACTATATTATCGTTGTATCAGCCATCACACCTAGCCAGCCTTGTGCCCACAATGCAGTCGTTCATCGAGTCTGCAACTCAAAAGCTCGACTCCTCCAAAGAAGCGGAAGATATTACCTTTTCTAACCTCTCCCTCAGGTTGGCCACTGATGTAATAGGACAAGCTGCATTCGGAGTCAACTTTGGCCTCTCTAAACTGGAATCCATCAACGAATCAATCGACAAGATTGACAGCAAAGACAACAACGACGATGACCAAGTCTCAGATTTTATTAACCAACACATCTATTCCACTACTCAGCTTAAGATGGACTTATCCGGTTCCTTCTCAATTATACTGGGATTACTTGCCCCTATTCTGCAGGAGCCATTTAGGCAGGTCTTGAAAAGAATTCCTGGGACAATGGACTGGAAGGTTGAGCGTACAAACCGGAAGTTGAGTGGCCGGCTTGATGAGATTGTGGTGAAAAGAATGAAAGACAGTGAACGCGGTTCAAAGGACTTCTTGTCACTCATAATGAATGCGAGGGAGTCGGAAACTGTTGCAAAGAATGTCTTCACTCAAGACTACATTAGTGCGGTTACTTATGAGCATCTCCTAGCTGGATCAGCCACTACATCATTCACATTGTCTTCAACTGTCTACTTGGTAGCTGGACACCCAGAAGTCGAGAGGAAGTTGCTGGCGGAAATTGATGGATTTGGACCTCCTGATCAGATGCCAACTGCTTATGATCTTCAACACAAATTTCCTTATATTGATCAG GTTATTAAAGAGGCAATGAGGTTTTACTTGGTTTCACCATTGGTTGCAAGAGAAACATCTAGAGAAGTCGAAATAGGAGGCTATCTTCTACCAAAG GGGACTTGGGTGTGGCTAGCACTCGGAGTTTTAGCGAAAGATCCAAACAACTTTCCGGAACCAGACACGTTCAGGCCAGAGAGATTTGATCCAGATTGCAACGAAGAGAAACAAAGGCATCCTTATGCTTTTATACCATTTGGAATCGGGCCACGAGCATGCATTGGTCAGAAATTTTCACTACAAGAATTAAAGCTCTCGCTGATTCATTTATACCGGAAGTATGTATTCCGGCACTCTCCCAACATGGAGAAACCTCTGGCACTTGAGTATGGCATTGTTCTTAATTTCAAGAATGGTGTCAAGGTTAGAGTCGTAAAGCGGTGA